GGGATTAGAGATTGATTATATTGAAGGCCAAACACCTTTAGATGAAGATGAAAAGGAGGGATTATTAATAAAATCAATTACAACTCGTGGTGAATTGGATGAATTTGAACAACTGAATATTGAAAAGGCAATCCAGTGGACTATAGGTAAAAAATGGAAACCTGAGTATATCCTATCTGAGGTTTTTGTCAAAGAACTTCATAAAAGGATGTTTAATGAAGTCTGGTCCTGGGCTGGGAAATTTAGAATAACAAATAAAAATATTGGAGTAGATAAATACGAAATAGGAATTTCTTTGAAACAATTATTGGATGATAGTCTTTATTGGTTAGAAAACAAAACTTATTCAGATGAAGAAATTGCTATAAGATTTAAACATAGAATTGTAAGCATTCATTGTTTTGCAAACGGTAATGGTAGACATTCAAGGTTAATGGCAGATATCATTATTAAACAAATATTTGGAAGATCAATATTCACATGGAGTAGAACAAATATAAACAAAACGGGCGAATCAAGATGTGTATATTTAATGGCAATAAGGCAAGCTGATTCTGGCGATATTAATCCATTAATTAATTTTGCTAAATCATAAACTAAAATATGAGTATCAGGAACGATTAATATCAAGTCGCAGGCTGCATGTTCCAAGTTTCAGAATCACCGGTAGTTGAAATGAATAAAGTATCTTTATCCATTTTACATCGAGAGTACCATTGTATATGAAGCAGTTCATTATCTTGCAACCTGCAACCTAAGTCATGAAAACTATCAGATCACTTGACGGACTTGATTTTGATGAAATCTTCCTGGCTTTTAAAACGGCATTCCAGGATT
The sequence above is drawn from the Bacteroidota bacterium genome and encodes:
- a CDS encoding mobile mystery protein B, encoding MGLEIDYIEGQTPLDEDEKEGLLIKSITTRGELDEFEQLNIEKAIQWTIGKKWKPEYILSEVFVKELHKRMFNEVWSWAGKFRITNKNIGVDKYEIGISLKQLLDDSLYWLENKTYSDEEIAIRFKHRIVSIHCFANGNGRHSRLMADIIIKQIFGRSIFTWSRTNINKTGESRCVYLMAIRQADSGDINPLINFAKS